In one window of Temnothorax longispinosus isolate EJ_2023e chromosome 9, Tlon_JGU_v1, whole genome shotgun sequence DNA:
- the Sec24ab gene encoding protein transport protein Sec24A isoform X2: MIHDHEDYAGTSSSQSSRDPSRETSRDPSPTQYLHNQYRPQLPRPPMPPINGPQNSNVLPPPPRTSQPYSPANLYSAHNQYVVTTRQNVAVSTPSTAFVSQPSQEIHRPTIPSNQMPPVAKNLTPVSAPSMFADTVKPEPAKMNQSYQWATNPPPTNIPQGTMGVPGMSSSIDKTSQVSTDQTAESQTSFARVNKIVTYDQGHPTPPPASNANLPPSNITQHLNQNSYVQQEPMSSSTQPPRTQNVQAQSTISPSESLSSSQLRYGTQQNISNASSMPNSSTQNLFYSAQGHNVGPRNPQDYSTQPLKPQNLLTGYMDPTGLGSIPQGQNVHQNLTGQRRYPQQQDTANTAMLPPSGGNQLHGVRLPPSGIPPLPGQQTYDPRSQYPGPMTNVPLDSSNRRYPNMYPDQLNQLNNQMSNLNVTQTGYNKLWGVESIDLLQCRNILPPEKVEPPKIKLHQEMLDVVNCNPEIFRCTLTRVPESNSLLQKSRLPFGVLIHPFKDLNHLAVIQCNTIVRCRACRTYINPFVYFVDSRRWKCNLCFRLNELPEEFHFDPVTKSYGDPSRRPEVRTGTIEFIAPSEYMVRPPQPAVYLFVMDVSRLAVESGYLQIVCNIITEDLSRLPGDSRTQIGFLAVDSALHFFSMPDNVSQPHEMIMLDIDDVFLPCPENLIVNLKEREELIRDLLAQLPVKFCGTHDTNSALGAGLQAALKLLSATGGRVTVFQTCLPNIGPGALQPREDPNTRVNKDVPHLNPATDFYKRIALDCSGQQIAIDLFLLNSQYSDLATLSCVSKFTGGCIYHLPLFRASKLQNIETLERLLHRYLSRKIGFEAVMRLRCTRGLSIHAFHGSFFVRSTDLLCLPNINPDAGFGMQISIDENLSDTQTVCFQASLLYTSSKGERRIRVHTLCLPVVASLTDVMHSADQQCIVGLLSKMAVDRSLQSSLSDARDALINVAIDILSAYKLAQSSSGGGLIAPESLKLLPLYIIALLKSVAFRSGTNTRLDDRIFAMFQLKTLPLAQLMQVVYPDLYPVHVLDDNNAKDIDGKVCPQPPRLNLSAEKLDSRGVFLMDAGDRIFIYVGKNVNPVFCSNVFGTSGFASIPEEMYELPELDTVESERLRNFVFSLQEEKPYYVSVQVVRDDSHFRTLFIERLIEDRFESALSYYEFLQHLKTQVKE; encoded by the exons ATGATCCATGATCACGAAGATTACGCAG gCACGTCGTCGTCGCAGTCGTCGCGTGACCCGTCCAGGGAGACCTCCAGAGATCCGTCACCAACTCAATATCTTCACAACCAATATCGGCCTCAGTTGCCACGACCGCCAATGCCACCAATAAACGGACCTCAAAACTCCAATGTGTTACCTCCACCACCTAGAACGTCACAACCATATAGTCCTGCAAATCTATATAGTGCCCATAACCAGTATGTCGTTACTACTCGTCAGAACGTTGCAGTCAGTACACCTTCAACTGCTTTTGTGTCTCAACCTAGCCAAGAAATTCATCGACCCACGATTCCTTCGAATCAGATGCCTCCAGTAGCAAAAAATCTGACTCCAGTGTCCGCGCCATCAATGTTTGCGGATACTGTTAAACCAGAGCCAGCTAAAATGAACCAAAGTTATCAATGGGCGACTAATCCTCCACCTACCAACATTCCGCAGGGTACTATGGGCGTTCCTGGAATGTCCAGTAGCATCGATAAGACTAGTCAAGTCTCAACAGATCAAACTGCGGAAAGTCAGACGTCCTTTGCTAGAGTAAATAAGATCGTGACATACGATCAAGGGCATCCTACCCCTCCACCCGCATCCAACGCTAATCTACCTCCTTCGAACATTACTCAACATTTAAATCAAAACAGTTATGTACAGCAAGAACCAATGAGCTCCAGTACACAACCTCCAAGGACTCAGAACGTCCAAGCACAATCGACAATTAGTCCTTCCGAAAGCTTAAGTAGTTCGCAACTCAGATATGGAACTCAACAGAATATATCCAATGCATCGTCAATGCCAAATTCTAGCACACAGAATTTATTCTATAGTGCACAAGGCCATAATGTAGGTCCACGAAATCCTCAAGATTATAGCACTCAACCTTTGAAACCTCAAAATTTACTTACTGGTTATATGGATCCCACGGGACTGGGAAGTATTCCTCAAGGTCAGAATGTACATCAAAATTTAACTGGCCAGAGGAGATATCCGCAACAACAAGACACTGCCAATACCGCGATGCTACCGCCTTCAGGAGGTAATCAGTTACATGGTGTAAGATTACCTCCATCAGGAATACCTCCTCTTCCGGGACAGCAAACG taTGATCCTCGTTCGCAATATCCTGGCCCGATGACAAATGTTCCATTAGACTCGTCAAATAGAAGGTATCCTAATATGTACCCTGAccaattaaatcaattaaataatcagATGAGCAATTTGAACGTCACACAAACTGGCTACAACAAATTAtgg GGGGTGGAGTCGATAGACCTCTTACAGTGCCGAAATATACTGCCGCCTGAAAAAGTCGAACCACCAAAGATCAAGTTACATCAGGAAATGTTAGATGTCGTAAATTGTAATCCTGa GATATTCAGGTGTACATTAACAAGAGTCCCAGAATCAAATTCGCTTCTGCAGAAATCAAGATTGCCATTCGGCGTATTAATACATCCTTTTAAGGATCTAAAC CATTTGGCAGTGATTCAGTGCAATACGATCGTGCGTTGTCGAGCTTGCCGAACATATATCAACCCGTTTGTATATTTCGTCGATTCGAGGAGATGGAAGTGCAACCTCTGTTTCAGATTGAACGAAC TTCCTGAAGAATTTCATTTCGATCCTGTGACGAAATCTTACGGCGATCCATCGCGACGGCCAGAAGTCAGAACCGGAACGATAGAGTTTATTGCACCAAGCGAATATAtg GTCCGTCCACCTCAGCCGGCTGTCTATCTCTTTGTCATGGATGTTTCTCGTCTTGCGGTGGAAAGCGGCTATCTGCAGATCGTTTGTAACATTATTACCGAAGATCTGTCGCGTCTCCCCGGCGACAGCCGCACTCAAATCGGTTTTCTCGCCGTTGATTCTGCTCTGCACTTCTTCAGCATGCCCGATAACGTCTCGCAGCCACACGAAATGATTATGCTGGATATCGACGACGTGTTTCTGCCGTGTCCAGAAAATCTAATTGTAAATCTAAAGGAACGTGAAGAGCTGATCCGCGACCTCCTTGCTCAGCTTCCCGTCAAGTTTTGCGGCACCCATGATACTAACAGCGCCCTTGGTGCCGGTCTTCAAGCTGCCCTCAAACTCCTTTCCGCTACCGGAGGGCGTGTCACTGTTTTTCAAACGTGTCTGCCTAATATCGGTCCAGGGGCACTGCAGCCGAGAGAAGATCCTAATACCAGAGTGAATAAAGATGTGCCACATCTCAATCCTGCAACGGACTTCTATAAAAGAATTGCTCTGGATTGCAGTGGACAACAAATCGCGATTGATCTGTTCTTATTGAACAGTCAATACAGCGATCTGGCAACTTTAT CATGCGTGTCAAAATTTACGGGTGGCTGCATTTACCATCTGCCACTGTTTCGAGCATCCAAGTTACAGAATATTGAAACTTTGGAAAGATTACTACATCGTTATTTATCGAGAAAGATTGGTTTTGAGGCGGTGATGCGACTTCGCTGTACCCGCGGTCTCAGCATTCACGCTTTCCATGGCAGCTTCTTCGTTCGATCGACCGATCTGCTCTGCTTGCCAAATATTAATCCGGACGCTGGTTTCGGCATGCAGATCTCCATCGACGAAAATCTGTCCGATACACAGACCGTATGCTTCCAAGCATCTCTTCTGTACACTTCGAGCAAAG gTGAGCGAAGAATCAGAGTACACACTCTATGCCTGCCAGTCGTGGCAAGTCTAACGGATGTTATGCATTCTGCAGATCAACAATGCATAGTCGGCTTATTATCAAAAATGG CTGTCGATCGATCACTTCAATCATCTTTGTCGGACGCCAGAGATGCATTAATAAACGTCGCTATCGACATCCTATCCGCATACAAACTGGCGCAATCTTCCAGCGGCGGAGGACTTATTGCTCCAGAAAGTTTAAAACTGTTGCCGTTATACATTATCGCATTGTTGAAGAGC GTAGCGTTCAGATCTGGCACGAACACACGTTTGGATGATCGCATATTCGCTATGTTCCAACTGAAAACATTGCCGTTGGCGCAGCTGATGCAGGTGGTTTATCCCGATTTGTATCCTGTTCACGTGCTCGACGACAATAATGCGAAGGACATTGACGGCAAAGTGTGTCCACAGCCGCCTCGGCTTAATTTATCTGCCGAGAAACTCGACAGCCGAGGAGTCTTTCTTATGGATGCTGGCGACAGAATCTTCATTTATGTCGGCAAGAACGTCAATCCAGTTTTCTGTTCTAACGTGTTTGGCACTTCGGGGTTCGCGTCTATCCCAGAAGAAATg TACGAATTACCAGAATTGGACACAGTAGAAAGCGAACGGTTACGAAACTTTGTGTTTAGCCTACAAGAGGAGAAACCATACTACGTATCTGTACAAGTTGTCAG ggACGATAGCCACTTTAGGACGTTGTTCATCGAGCGATTGATAGAAGATCGATTTGAATCTGCTCTTAGTTACTACGAATTCTTGCAGCATCTCAAGACACAGGTGAAGGAGTGA
- the Sec24ab gene encoding protein transport protein Sec24A isoform X1, whose translation MSQSSGYQYPLYAESNNPLKNEPPPIVNGQNPASQQNGMQSSQFNLTGTSSSQSSRDPSRETSRDPSPTQYLHNQYRPQLPRPPMPPINGPQNSNVLPPPPRTSQPYSPANLYSAHNQYVVTTRQNVAVSTPSTAFVSQPSQEIHRPTIPSNQMPPVAKNLTPVSAPSMFADTVKPEPAKMNQSYQWATNPPPTNIPQGTMGVPGMSSSIDKTSQVSTDQTAESQTSFARVNKIVTYDQGHPTPPPASNANLPPSNITQHLNQNSYVQQEPMSSSTQPPRTQNVQAQSTISPSESLSSSQLRYGTQQNISNASSMPNSSTQNLFYSAQGHNVGPRNPQDYSTQPLKPQNLLTGYMDPTGLGSIPQGQNVHQNLTGQRRYPQQQDTANTAMLPPSGGNQLHGVRLPPSGIPPLPGQQTYDPRSQYPGPMTNVPLDSSNRRYPNMYPDQLNQLNNQMSNLNVTQTGYNKLWGVESIDLLQCRNILPPEKVEPPKIKLHQEMLDVVNCNPEIFRCTLTRVPESNSLLQKSRLPFGVLIHPFKDLNHLAVIQCNTIVRCRACRTYINPFVYFVDSRRWKCNLCFRLNELPEEFHFDPVTKSYGDPSRRPEVRTGTIEFIAPSEYMVRPPQPAVYLFVMDVSRLAVESGYLQIVCNIITEDLSRLPGDSRTQIGFLAVDSALHFFSMPDNVSQPHEMIMLDIDDVFLPCPENLIVNLKEREELIRDLLAQLPVKFCGTHDTNSALGAGLQAALKLLSATGGRVTVFQTCLPNIGPGALQPREDPNTRVNKDVPHLNPATDFYKRIALDCSGQQIAIDLFLLNSQYSDLATLSCVSKFTGGCIYHLPLFRASKLQNIETLERLLHRYLSRKIGFEAVMRLRCTRGLSIHAFHGSFFVRSTDLLCLPNINPDAGFGMQISIDENLSDTQTVCFQASLLYTSSKGERRIRVHTLCLPVVASLTDVMHSADQQCIVGLLSKMAVDRSLQSSLSDARDALINVAIDILSAYKLAQSSSGGGLIAPESLKLLPLYIIALLKSVAFRSGTNTRLDDRIFAMFQLKTLPLAQLMQVVYPDLYPVHVLDDNNAKDIDGKVCPQPPRLNLSAEKLDSRGVFLMDAGDRIFIYVGKNVNPVFCSNVFGTSGFASIPEEMYELPELDTVESERLRNFVFSLQEEKPYYVSVQVVRDDSHFRTLFIERLIEDRFESALSYYEFLQHLKTQVKE comes from the exons atgtCACAGTCAAGCGGTTACCAGTATCCACTGTACGCAGAGTCCAACAATCCCTTGAAGAACGAACCACCTCCCATAGTAAATGGTCAAAATCCTGCATCTCAGCAGAATGGAATGCAGTCTTCTCAGTTCAATTTAACCG gCACGTCGTCGTCGCAGTCGTCGCGTGACCCGTCCAGGGAGACCTCCAGAGATCCGTCACCAACTCAATATCTTCACAACCAATATCGGCCTCAGTTGCCACGACCGCCAATGCCACCAATAAACGGACCTCAAAACTCCAATGTGTTACCTCCACCACCTAGAACGTCACAACCATATAGTCCTGCAAATCTATATAGTGCCCATAACCAGTATGTCGTTACTACTCGTCAGAACGTTGCAGTCAGTACACCTTCAACTGCTTTTGTGTCTCAACCTAGCCAAGAAATTCATCGACCCACGATTCCTTCGAATCAGATGCCTCCAGTAGCAAAAAATCTGACTCCAGTGTCCGCGCCATCAATGTTTGCGGATACTGTTAAACCAGAGCCAGCTAAAATGAACCAAAGTTATCAATGGGCGACTAATCCTCCACCTACCAACATTCCGCAGGGTACTATGGGCGTTCCTGGAATGTCCAGTAGCATCGATAAGACTAGTCAAGTCTCAACAGATCAAACTGCGGAAAGTCAGACGTCCTTTGCTAGAGTAAATAAGATCGTGACATACGATCAAGGGCATCCTACCCCTCCACCCGCATCCAACGCTAATCTACCTCCTTCGAACATTACTCAACATTTAAATCAAAACAGTTATGTACAGCAAGAACCAATGAGCTCCAGTACACAACCTCCAAGGACTCAGAACGTCCAAGCACAATCGACAATTAGTCCTTCCGAAAGCTTAAGTAGTTCGCAACTCAGATATGGAACTCAACAGAATATATCCAATGCATCGTCAATGCCAAATTCTAGCACACAGAATTTATTCTATAGTGCACAAGGCCATAATGTAGGTCCACGAAATCCTCAAGATTATAGCACTCAACCTTTGAAACCTCAAAATTTACTTACTGGTTATATGGATCCCACGGGACTGGGAAGTATTCCTCAAGGTCAGAATGTACATCAAAATTTAACTGGCCAGAGGAGATATCCGCAACAACAAGACACTGCCAATACCGCGATGCTACCGCCTTCAGGAGGTAATCAGTTACATGGTGTAAGATTACCTCCATCAGGAATACCTCCTCTTCCGGGACAGCAAACG taTGATCCTCGTTCGCAATATCCTGGCCCGATGACAAATGTTCCATTAGACTCGTCAAATAGAAGGTATCCTAATATGTACCCTGAccaattaaatcaattaaataatcagATGAGCAATTTGAACGTCACACAAACTGGCTACAACAAATTAtgg GGGGTGGAGTCGATAGACCTCTTACAGTGCCGAAATATACTGCCGCCTGAAAAAGTCGAACCACCAAAGATCAAGTTACATCAGGAAATGTTAGATGTCGTAAATTGTAATCCTGa GATATTCAGGTGTACATTAACAAGAGTCCCAGAATCAAATTCGCTTCTGCAGAAATCAAGATTGCCATTCGGCGTATTAATACATCCTTTTAAGGATCTAAAC CATTTGGCAGTGATTCAGTGCAATACGATCGTGCGTTGTCGAGCTTGCCGAACATATATCAACCCGTTTGTATATTTCGTCGATTCGAGGAGATGGAAGTGCAACCTCTGTTTCAGATTGAACGAAC TTCCTGAAGAATTTCATTTCGATCCTGTGACGAAATCTTACGGCGATCCATCGCGACGGCCAGAAGTCAGAACCGGAACGATAGAGTTTATTGCACCAAGCGAATATAtg GTCCGTCCACCTCAGCCGGCTGTCTATCTCTTTGTCATGGATGTTTCTCGTCTTGCGGTGGAAAGCGGCTATCTGCAGATCGTTTGTAACATTATTACCGAAGATCTGTCGCGTCTCCCCGGCGACAGCCGCACTCAAATCGGTTTTCTCGCCGTTGATTCTGCTCTGCACTTCTTCAGCATGCCCGATAACGTCTCGCAGCCACACGAAATGATTATGCTGGATATCGACGACGTGTTTCTGCCGTGTCCAGAAAATCTAATTGTAAATCTAAAGGAACGTGAAGAGCTGATCCGCGACCTCCTTGCTCAGCTTCCCGTCAAGTTTTGCGGCACCCATGATACTAACAGCGCCCTTGGTGCCGGTCTTCAAGCTGCCCTCAAACTCCTTTCCGCTACCGGAGGGCGTGTCACTGTTTTTCAAACGTGTCTGCCTAATATCGGTCCAGGGGCACTGCAGCCGAGAGAAGATCCTAATACCAGAGTGAATAAAGATGTGCCACATCTCAATCCTGCAACGGACTTCTATAAAAGAATTGCTCTGGATTGCAGTGGACAACAAATCGCGATTGATCTGTTCTTATTGAACAGTCAATACAGCGATCTGGCAACTTTAT CATGCGTGTCAAAATTTACGGGTGGCTGCATTTACCATCTGCCACTGTTTCGAGCATCCAAGTTACAGAATATTGAAACTTTGGAAAGATTACTACATCGTTATTTATCGAGAAAGATTGGTTTTGAGGCGGTGATGCGACTTCGCTGTACCCGCGGTCTCAGCATTCACGCTTTCCATGGCAGCTTCTTCGTTCGATCGACCGATCTGCTCTGCTTGCCAAATATTAATCCGGACGCTGGTTTCGGCATGCAGATCTCCATCGACGAAAATCTGTCCGATACACAGACCGTATGCTTCCAAGCATCTCTTCTGTACACTTCGAGCAAAG gTGAGCGAAGAATCAGAGTACACACTCTATGCCTGCCAGTCGTGGCAAGTCTAACGGATGTTATGCATTCTGCAGATCAACAATGCATAGTCGGCTTATTATCAAAAATGG CTGTCGATCGATCACTTCAATCATCTTTGTCGGACGCCAGAGATGCATTAATAAACGTCGCTATCGACATCCTATCCGCATACAAACTGGCGCAATCTTCCAGCGGCGGAGGACTTATTGCTCCAGAAAGTTTAAAACTGTTGCCGTTATACATTATCGCATTGTTGAAGAGC GTAGCGTTCAGATCTGGCACGAACACACGTTTGGATGATCGCATATTCGCTATGTTCCAACTGAAAACATTGCCGTTGGCGCAGCTGATGCAGGTGGTTTATCCCGATTTGTATCCTGTTCACGTGCTCGACGACAATAATGCGAAGGACATTGACGGCAAAGTGTGTCCACAGCCGCCTCGGCTTAATTTATCTGCCGAGAAACTCGACAGCCGAGGAGTCTTTCTTATGGATGCTGGCGACAGAATCTTCATTTATGTCGGCAAGAACGTCAATCCAGTTTTCTGTTCTAACGTGTTTGGCACTTCGGGGTTCGCGTCTATCCCAGAAGAAATg TACGAATTACCAGAATTGGACACAGTAGAAAGCGAACGGTTACGAAACTTTGTGTTTAGCCTACAAGAGGAGAAACCATACTACGTATCTGTACAAGTTGTCAG ggACGATAGCCACTTTAGGACGTTGTTCATCGAGCGATTGATAGAAGATCGATTTGAATCTGCTCTTAGTTACTACGAATTCTTGCAGCATCTCAAGACACAGGTGAAGGAGTGA
- the Vimar gene encoding GTPase-GDP dissociation stimulator vimar: MEMEGEAKHNIDMLVDDLKRVVRLEASQEECPNVARILDSVVNVSKTSIGETTELVIDEVFLTLLGHKSKQIIAKTAKAIAEIAKTDRGREKCTSLELIRALIDLLKEEDVDILTQTSRALGNICYENEIGKKLVREQDGLKLILALLKKGIALKNVEGASFLRNVVAGFLLNFLVDQDMLYKKALEEDMVPIVCSVLEEDGISGGEAAMHVLLTLGILNDENIIFLDERLTRVLVDILANDTSSELSEMCLELLHGQAEDENAKLLLAKAGVCELLLKLLEKHGPQCNDEETRSILKVACNLIVLILTGDDSMNFLYDDSKGPVYKKLVEWLESFDEDLQITAVLAMGNVARTDTHCKRMVEQGIHRKLLKILEKNGTKSGDIRCQHALLSALRNLVIPADNKSPILADGLIDVLYPMLEIPTFPVVFKLLGTLRIVIDGQREAAISLGRREDLIKRAVEWCSTEDHPGVQGEANRLIAWLINNSRDKQIALSIIKYGAVQHLVGMLLAQHALMQNEAILGLTILTRICPAESEELLIKAGFGRNMCEFFARENLEVHIVLNALSLLDSVLQSDRLKEHLKSCGLANACKILQLHINENSATELQARVTNLRAALGTALGTNCD, from the exons GCGAGGCGAAGCACAATATTGACATGCTCGTCGACGACTTGAAGCGCGTCGTGAGACTTGAGGCCTCGCAAGAGGAATGTCCCAATGTTGCTCGGATACTGGATTCCGTGGTGAATGTTAGCAAAACGTCGATCGGAG AGACCACCGAATTAGTCATTGACGAAGTCTTCCTGACACTGCTTGGGCACAAATCAAAACAGATTATAGCGAAGACCGCAAAGGCTATCGCGGAGATCGCAAAGACTGATCGTGGAAGAGAGAAATGTACCAGTCTTGAGTTGATACGGGCATTGATTGATTTGCTAAAGGAAGAAGATGTAGACATATTGACGCAGACTTCCAGAGCTCTAGGAAACATCTGCTATGAGAATG AGATCGGTAAAAAACTGGTGAGAGAGCAGGATGGTTTGAAACTGATCCTAGCGCTATTAAAGAAAGGAATTGCCTTGAAAAATGTTGAAGGCGCCAGCTTTCTGCGGAATGTAGTTGCTGGATTCTTGTTGAACTTTTTGGTGGATCAGGATATGTTGTACAAGAag GCACTCGAGGAGGACATGGTACCAATTGTTTGCAGCGTTTTGGAAGAAGATGGAATTAGCGGTGGCGAAGCGGCGATGCACGTGTTACTCACTCTAGGGATATTGAACGAcgagaatattatatttctcgacGAGAGATTGACGAGAGTTCTGGTTGACATACTAGCCAATGACACTTCTTCTGAGCTGTCTGAGATGTGCTTGGAGCTCTTGCACGGCCAAGCGGAAGACG AAAATGCAAAGCTATTGTTAGCTAAGGCAGGAGTGTGTGAATTGCTCCTGAAACTATTGGAGAAACATGGCCCCCAATGCAACGATGAGGAAACTCGGTCAATTCTCAAAGTTGCCTGTAACTTAATCGTTTTGATTTTAACTGGAG ATGACAGCATGAATTTTCTGTACGACGATAGCAAGGGTCCTGTGTACAAGAAGCTAGTAGAATGGCTGGAGAGCTTTGACGAAGACTTGCAGATCACCGCCGTTTTGGCCATGGGCAATGTCGCGCGGACCGACACACATTGCAAGCGCATGGTCGAGCAGGGGATTCATCGAAAGCtgttaaaaattcttgaaaaaaacgGCACCAAATCAGGCGATATTAGATGCCAGCATGCCTTGCTCAGCGCGTTACGTAATCTCGTTATACCCGCGGACAACAAATCACCGATTCTTGCCGATGGTTTGATCGACGTTCTCTATCCAATGCTGGAGATTCCTACCTTCCCCGTCGTTTTCAAATTACTGGGAACGCTTAGGATAGTCATAGACGGTCAAA GGGAAGCCGCGATCTCTTTAGGACGAAGAGAGGACTTGATTAAGCGGGCAGTTGAGTGGTGCAGTACCGAAGATCATCCTGGTGTCCAAGGCGAAGCCAATCGATTAATCGCCTGGCTAATAAACAACAGCAG gGACAAGCAAATTGCTCTGTCAATTATCAAGTACGGTGCGGTGCAGCATCTAGTTGGCATGCTTCTGGCGCAACACGCGCTAATGCAAAACGAAGCGATTCTGGGTCTTACGATACTGACGAGGATCTGCCCGGCGGAATCCGAGGAGTTACTGATCAAAGCGGGCTTTGGACGTAACATGTGCGAGTTCTTCGCCCGCGAAAATCTCGAAGTGCACATCGTACTGAACGCGTTGTCGCTATTGGACAGTGTTCTACAATCAG ACCGATTGAAGGAGCATCTGAAGAGCTGCGGATTGGCCAACGCGTGCAAGATCTTGCAACTGCACATAAATGAGAATTCCGCAACGGAACTGCAGGCCCGGGTTACCAATTTGCGAGCGGCGCTGGGCACCGCCTTGGGAACCAACTGCGACtag